TTAGTGATTGAACgcaatctatttttttttttattcattttgtttctttttgagaGGTTGAAcgccatttttattttatttattttgtttctttttatttatgtaTGAATAGTAGTGATTGAACCCTGTTTTGCAGCAATATTGAATTTGACTTTGGCATCATGTATAATCAAAGTATATGTTACTGCTAATTCGATGCTTCTTTTCTTATAACTTTTATGAGATTTACtgttacaaaaataataattagagATTATAATTATTATTCTGTTATTGGTGATATTTGTTTGGAGTCGGAGTTTAGAGAGAAGTTAAGaaatttctacaaaataaatgaaacaaaaactaactcgttttgtttgttttgtagaaaTTTCTTAATGACGTGAATCAAGACCATAAAGAAATTAACCTTGAGTGGCTAAGATGGGCTCCAGACAAACTAGCAAGGTATGTATAGTATTTATGCAAGATTTAAATTACTGAATATTTTTATTCAGTTCtactaattattttttattattcacTAATCTATATTTGTAGGAAATATTTGACTAATATAGAGGGAATTGGCCTGAAAAGTGTGGAGTGCGTGCGCCTTTTAGCACTGAAGCAGATAGCCTTCCCGGTATGAGATAAATGAGCACTCTCTAAGTCATGTTATATTTTTATGAAGTTCAAATACTTATTCATTTTTTCTGTTAGGTGGACGTTAATGTTGGCAGGATAGCCATTCGTTTAGGGTGGGTGCCTATGCAACCATTACCTGAAGATGTTCAGATACACGTATTAGAAGAGTAAGTATATACGAACAAGAATGTAAATAAaagaatgacaaaaaaaaatattcctaTACGAATAAAATATGTAAACAATATACTtaattacaagacatataaaaaattattttttattaaaaaaaatatactaTAAGCTTGTCAACAATATACTTATAAGACATATAATTTGTGTTTTCAGAAAAACTAACTCAATACTTTTTGTAGGATGCCGGTTATGGACAATATTCAAAAGTATCTTTGGCCTCGCCTAATGAAATTGACGTTCGAAGAATTGtaattctcaaaattttcttttatcaacaatttttttccctttatgAAACTATATTCCGTAAGGACTTGGACTCATATTTTAATATTCATACAGGTATGAACTACACTATCAAATGATAACCTTTGGAAAGGTATGCATCTTGATAATATATATTGCAAAATTGTGACATTCAATAGTTTAGAGGAAATTAAtgctttttattttatgaaatgATATTTATAATATTCATGCAGGTTTATATATTGCAAAATTGTGACATTCAATAGTTTAGAGGAAATTAATGCCTTTTATTTATGAAATGATATTTATAATATTCATGCAGGTTTATTGTACCAAACGTAAACCTAATTGTCATTCATGTCCAATGAAGAACGAGTGCAAGTATTATCTTAGTGCATATGCAAGGTTTGTTCAAATTTTCTAATTTGTTAACTTATACTTTAATATCATACGATGAAGATTATATTGGAAATCACATTTGTTCATAAACTATAAAAACGTaaatatcaattaaaaacaaGTTACAATATATGCAATTATATAACCTATTTCTTGTTTGCACATCTTTGGATGATTAATATCCTTTTAGATAATTATAAAGAAGAGTAATTTTCGCACTCCCATTCTACTTTATGTCGACTTCTGCTATTCTTTTATTGGTTGGTTTCCGAATTTTCCATTAATGTTAATGTTTCTTTAACAAGTTATATATGATTCTATCACTAAACTTAAATGTCAAGATAcccaaaattcaattatttaattttgaatttaatccaaacttagtcatttcaaatTTCATTGTTTATTTGGTCCCTCACATGATAGAGGTGCCCAATGTTTAggtcaaaaacaaaattaaagaatTTTCATTACCTCAAAGGCatgaaaatgaataaagcatgttttaattaGAAATTGCTGCTATAACTAATAAAGTTTTCATAgcacatttttataatttttttttaattgtgaagcatgtttttattgtgtgtgtgtgtgtgtgtgtgtgtaaatcaGGTATGTTTGATAACAATTTGTAAATTCTAATATCATTTGAAATAATTTGAGGTCTAAATCTAATTCACATATTTGATGTAGTTCAAAATATGCTGCTTTACCGAAGTCAATGAAGAAGCAAGGACAAAAGAAAACTGATGTGGTTATTTGCAATAATCATCTTTCTTCTGGGTATGAGTCAGAAAATGCAGCATCACAATCATATCTTGAGGACACTACTAAATTAGAATATCAAATAAAAGATTGTGAACCGATAATTGAAGAACCAGCATCACCTCGACCGTCATTAGTGGAACCAGAATATGTGGAAAGAGACATTGAAGATTTATTCCTTGATGATCCTTTTAAAGAGTTCGTAACAAGAAGGCCATATATGAATACATTTCGAGGAAGTGATATCTCAACACTAGTTCCCTTTATGACCCCAGAAGAAGCTACTTTCATCCCCGCTCGTAGACTAAAAGAAGTGGACCGTTTGAGGACAAAACACTCAGTGTAAGTTGGCTTCACATTTATTTAAAGAATAACGTATTATTATATATCACTGTAGTTAACTATAACTATCATGCAGCTACGTGATTAAAGATCAAGGCCCTTTATTTAAAGAGGTAAGTTAATTATTCTTTTCTCTCACAAACTCAATTTTTGCCCCAGCCGTTGTAAATTATCTcaacttaattgttgtaaatatGTATGTTGTAGCTACAACTAGAGAGACGTCACCCTCATGATAATAGTCCTTACCTTTTTGCCTTGTGCACATCAGGTATGACCTTGACAAAGACATATAAAATACCTTGAAATGTTCATATGTGAAAAATTCTTATTTTGATAACTAAAAACATTGATGTTAGGTTCAGAGTTGCCTAACTATATTTGAATATGCTTTAATTAGTTATTTGTGAATATGTCAATTTCAGATCAAATGGAAAAAGTATCTCAATCACCTGATCAAAACAGATGCAGTTGCAAGGGATCTAATGATTCATCATGTGATGGTGAGAAGACATGTTTTTCTTGTAACAGTCTTTCAACACAAGCTAATACTGTTCAAGGAACAATTTTGGTGAGCAATACACATGAGTCATGTATGGTTAAATGTTTTTAATAGATATTTTAAAcaattatataataaattatattAATGCATGAACAGATACCTTGTAGAACAGCAATGAGGGGAAGTTTTCCATTAAACGGTAcatattttcaaattaatgaggTGAGCTTACTTACGCTTTATTCAATAGTTCATAGTTTATATGTACTGCAAACTATAAAATGAATAATATTTTAGATTAAGCTATTATATGCTAGTACATGAAAATTATTGCTTTGTAGGTTTTTGCGGATCATGAATCCAGTATACGCCCCATCAACGTTCATAGAGATTTGTTATGGGATCAGACGAGAAGAGATGTATACTTTGGAACATCAACAAGTGCAATTCTTAAAggtaaataaatatttgtgtaaAGATGATCTTTGTGTGATTTGTATGAAAATGTATGTAAAGAGATTCTATCATGCAAGAATATCACtatttattaagaaaataaattactAATGTTTTATTGCAGGCTTATCAACATATGACGTTGCGATGTGTTTTAAGGAAGGTATGTATTTTAGTTTTTCACTACTTAATAGCTATTGTAATACTTAATTAGTTAATAACTTCATAATGAATGATATAAAAGTAGCTCAATCAACCATTATTTTTTATTCGTTaattcgtaaaaaaaaaaatctttaaactGGTTTGAATAACTtgtaaattcaatttttttcctTAACAAACTTCTAAAGAAAACTTATAAAAATCTTTAAACTGCAACTAATTAACAATTAAATATGTATTTTATGATAATTTTACTACGAACTGATTAGTAGTATTTTTGTAGAATATTAACTTTTTTTAATGACAATTTAGTATGAGGACCTTATGTCAAATTGTTTTTAGTGCTTTCCATGTACACTAATAATtccaagaaagaaaaagagaactaGGGTAcaatataacattcaataattatatcaaattattgaaaatttttcatttcagGTTCTATTTGCGTTAGAGCATTTAATCGGGAAACACGCAGGCCTGAGCCTCTATTAGAAAGGTTTCACATTTCAACCGTCAAAACCgcaaagaaaggaaagaaaaaagcgGAACAGAAAGAAGACGACTGAAGAGTTGGAGATACTAATCTTAACAAATATATGATATCTTTGGCATAACAATAGAATCCAAAACTggattattttacttttttgaaTCTCGCATTGTAGCCAAACAATTGGTTTCCAAATTGCTATAcaaattgtttgtttttagtttctAACTGTTGGAAACTTTTGTTTCGGATGCTTATTAAGTTGGTTAGCTTGAATATTCTCATAtacactagaaagctagtcaatttTTGTTGTTTAATTACAAAGGCAATGCCCAAGTCAATTTTTGCTGTTAGTTTATGATCACCGATTCACCGCGACAGAAACTCAGGCAACTAAAATAATTGCCGTTTCAAATATACATATCTAGAAACTTCTCTCACTTTCTCTCCGTTCCTCTATAGACACGAATACACaaaaatgacccaaaaaaattatatatcttGCAAACTTTCACACCATGAACAGTAAACTCATCATCACTTTGCACTCCCATACCTTCGCTTGCCTTCAGCAGAAACTGAATGCCTCTTAGGCAAAGCTTGACTAACACCATTGGGTGGTTTTCGCGACGGTGAAGGAATTAGTGATGGAATGAAACTTCTGTTAACAACAATAAGATAAGTGAAATATTGTATCAGAACACATCTAGGGAAGAGTAGTATGTGCATCGATCTGAATAAACCATCAGATAATGCAACTTAAAGATAAATGTGATTATTAACTCATGGGAATCAGAGTTTACCTAGTTTCTGGGCTCCTTACCGGCCTGCAGTTGGTTTTCTTTGGTTTTGCTCCCAACCCATTTGGAATGTTTGTAGCTTTAATAGGAGCATTTAGTTGCCAAAGCGTGTCTGGCTCTGAAGAATCACTAGTTGCAGCATCAAGTTGATCATCAGATTCGTCAAAGTCTTGACTCTCCTCCTTATTTGTCGTCGAACATATGATGGAAGGGTGTGAGAGGCGACTCTGACCAAACATCTCTGGTAGCTGTCTGTTGTCCACATGATCCCAACATGATCTTAATGGACTTTGTTCTCTACTTTTACTCTCAAGCTTGTTCACCATCACCTTATCAACCCAATCACCAGGAATTGATGAAAATAACTCCTTATCATCCTCCTTTCCATTCACTTTGGGACTACCAACCGGTGGCCATGAAGGTGAATGCATCAACATGTCTTGAAGATCCAAACTTCGCCTTTTTGGCTTTGATGTAGAGGTTTTACGAGCCTAGTGAATCCAAATATTATGAAGCAAAATGAAGTGATTAGCAGAGaccattgataaaataaaattttgatctATGTATTGATATTAATTACTTGGCCATGTACCTCTATATTTCCAAAATCCTCCGTTGGTTGCTTACGACCACCGGAAAAATCTCCAGTACTTTTCCCTCTTGGATGCATAGGCGAAGAGCCAGCAGAATTCATTCTAAATCTTTCAGGGCTTAGGGAGAGCGAATTTTTCAACTGCATTCCCTCACCTTCTTTTCGTGCTAGGGCTGCCTTCAGAGTAGCAATCTGATATAAAAAGAATAAACAGTAAAAAAGAGGTTCATATACTGCACATACAATTGATTATAACCATAAAAAGCCAAAGATCACCTGTTCTTTCAGCTCTTTAACATTTGCACCATCTTTGTTGACTCGAGCAGCACCAAGTTCAACTGTGGAAACCCGTTCTGCAAATTTGAGGGTACTCAATGTTTCTCCAAGAGCTTCATACTCAGGACTAATGTGAACAAACATGAGTGTCTTTGCTTGCCCTCCTGACACCACAAAGACCAATCAAATAATTACAAAGAAGACAACCATAAATGAGAGTTTTTCCACGTAAGCTCAAGGTTATTAAAAATATTCTTACCAAGTGAGTCTTGGAGTAGTTGTGTGAGTTTACTATTTCTATACGGAACGTGTGAATTCTTTTGAGCAAGAGAGGCAATGACATCTCCTAAAGCTGAGAGAGATTTGTTAATATGTTGTGCCTCCTTTAATCTATCACCAGTCACCTCGGATTTATCAACTCTTTCGCTTCCTGCTAAGTCAACTAGATGCATACAACCACGAAGAATACTTCCAGATGCCAGATCCCTTCCGTGAACATGAACTGTCAAGCAACTGTTTATCATAACAGAAGGAAGTCAATGTATATAGCTTTTATGCAAATGTAGGAGTACTTCTCATATTAATATTCAAAGTACATCATTAATCCTACCTATGGGAACGACTACTCCGGTCATTCATGGCTGTAGAACTCACTGCACGATTCTTATGCCCAAGATTCATCAAATATATAACATCAGATGTTGATGATACAGGTACAAGGTTCGCTTCAGGTACGTTAATGCCGTTTTGAGAACTATTTCGAATTTCTAATGTAAGCTGGAGTTAAGGTCACAAAGGAGTATGATATGCATTTAATGACTAAAAGGAAAATCACAATCTAAAAAGTAAAGTAGGGTCAGGACTCATAAAGGATATCTTTGGTTAGAGCCATCCACAGCAAGGAGATCCCTAACTTGCTCATTATAAATTTCAAGCATCTGAACGGAAATTTCATAGCGAATGGTGTCCTTTCTCAGTTCTGATAATTGAAATAGATCACCCAATGCTCTGTAATTTACACCTCGGCTTTCTTCCGTAACCTCAGTCGGTCCAGTCTATATTGGTGAACAAAATAAATCTACAGTTTAGTCTATAATTTTTCAGGATCAATACCCATTATATGATGAAATCATCTGAAATATAATTTCACATGTCATACCATAGTATAAGTTTTTCCTGATCCGGTTTGTCCATAAGCAAATATACAGACATTGTACCCATCAAGAACTGACCGAATGAGAGGCTGCGTATCTGAAAATACCTCCTCTGCGTGGAAAGAAAAGTGATGGTGAATACGCTGACAAGTATGATTGAGAGTGAACCTACTTTGAGACTAGCTAGCTAACCTTGGGTTGATAATGGCCCAAATACTTTGTTGAAACTGAAAGATTTCCGCCCCTCTTTGCCATATTTTGAAGGGGTGACAATTGTAATTTTTCCATCATCTATTTGATCAAAAGTATTGGAACGATTTGTTTGCCCAGGCAACAGAGGACGCACTCGGCAGTACACCCTTATATTTcctaattaaacaaaattaatgacTATTAAATTTGTAGAAAACATATAGGGATTGATTTACATAGGAGGACCAGAAACTCACCTTTCAGATCCTGCACCAGATTGTATAACTTGCGATTTTCTTCAAGAACTTTCTGGTATCCTGATGCTGCATGAGCCAAACCATGCAGGTGCATACCTACATTGCGAAACTAATT
Above is a genomic segment from Rosa chinensis cultivar Old Blush chromosome 3, RchiOBHm-V2, whole genome shotgun sequence containing:
- the LOC112191746 gene encoding kinesin-like protein KIN-14I isoform X1: MATEQSLPFNVASVVEAVLQQHGTRLSDVGLASRKAEEASVRRYEAAGWLRKTVGVVGGKDLPAEPSEEDFRLGLRSGIILCNVINKVQPGAVAKVVEGPCDSVPIPDGAALSAFQYFENVRNFLVAVEELGLPTFEASDLEQGGKSASARIVNCVLALKSYSDWKQAGGSGSWKFVGNLKPPISGKPFLRKNSEPFMSSFTRTSSWSERSQDSFSSEDPNEASSSHSLHMLVREVLLDKKQEEIPFIVESMLSKVMEEFQHRLASQTELVKAPSKDSPGPDSESPSLSEPGSGDIKNEEKAATQIKKDDCCNQTYDHHEGSKGQFMKHKLLVEQQKKNIQELKHNLYDTKAGMKFLQMKYQEDFNSLGMHLHGLAHAASGYQKVLEENRKLYNLVQDLKGNIRVYCRVRPLLPGQTNRSNTFDQIDDGKITIVTPSKYGKEGRKSFSFNKVFGPLSTQEEVFSDTQPLIRSVLDGYNVCIFAYGQTGSGKTYTMTGPTEVTEESRGVNYRALGDLFQLSELRKDTIRYEISVQMLEIYNEQVRDLLAVDGSNQRLEIRNSSQNGINVPEANLVPVSSTSDVIYLMNLGHKNRAVSSTAMNDRSSRSHSCLTVHVHGRDLASGSILRGCMHLVDLAGSERVDKSEVTGDRLKEAQHINKSLSALGDVIASLAQKNSHVPYRNSKLTQLLQDSLGGQAKTLMFVHISPEYEALGETLSTLKFAERVSTVELGAARVNKDGANVKELKEQIATLKAALARKEGEGMQLKNSLSLSPERFRMNSAGSSPMHPRGKSTGDFSGGRKQPTEDFGNIEARKTSTSKPKRRSLDLQDMLMHSPSWPPVGSPKVNGKEDDKELFSSIPGDWVDKVMVNKLESKSREQSPLRSCWDHVDNRQLPEMFGQSRLSHPSIICSTTNKEESQDFDESDDQLDAATSDSSEPDTLWQLNAPIKATNIPNGLGAKPKKTNCRPVRSPETRSFIPSLIPSPSRKPPNGVSQALPKRHSVSAEGKRRYGSAK
- the LOC112191746 gene encoding kinesin-like protein KIN-14I isoform X3; its protein translation is MATEQSLPFNVASVVEAVLQQHGTRLSDVGLASRKAEEASVRRYEAAGWLRKTVGVVGGKDLPAEPSEEDFRLGLRSGIILCNVINKVQPGAVAKVVEGPCDSVPIPDGAALSAFQYFENVRNFLVAVEELGLPTFEASDLEQGGKSASARIVNCVLALKSYSDWKQAGGSGSWKFVGNLKPPISGKPFLRKNSEPFMSSFTRTSSWSERSQDSFSSEDPNEASSSHSLHMLVREVLLDKKQEEIPFIVESMLSKVMEEFQHRLASQTELVKAPSKDSPGPDSESPSLSEPGSGDIKNEEKAATQIKKDDCCNQTYDHHEGSKGQFMKHKLLVEQQKKNIQELKHNLYDTKAGMKFLQMKYQEDFNSLGMHLHGLAHAASGYQKVLEENRKLYNLVQDLKGNIRVYCRVRPLLPGQTNRSNTFDQIDDGKITIVTPSKYGKEGRKSFSFNKVFGPLSTQEEVFSDTQPLIRSVLDGYNVCIFAYGQTGSGKTYTMTGPTEVTEESRGVNYRALGDLFQLSELRKDTIRYEISVQMLEIYNEQVRDLLAVDGSNQRLEIRNSSQNGINVPEANLVPVSSTSDVIYLMNLGHKNRAVSSTAMNDRSSRSHSCLTVHVHGRDLASGSILRGCMHLVDLAGSERVDKSEVTGDRLKEAQHINKSLSALGDVIASLAQKNSHVPYRNSKLTQLLQDSLGGQAKTLMFVHISPEYEALGETLSTLKFAERVSTVELGAARVNKDGANVKELKEQIATLKAALARKEGEGMQLKNSLSLSPERFRMNSAGSSPMHPRGKSTGDFSGGRKQPTEDFGNIEARKTSTSKPKRRSLDLQDMLMHSPSWPPVGSPKVNGKEDDKELFSSIPGDWVDKVMVNKLESKSREQSPLRSCWDHVDNRQLPEMFGQSRLSHPSIICSTTNKEESQDFDESDDQLDAATSDSSEPDTLWQLNAPIKATNIPNGLGAKPKKTNCRPVRSPETR
- the LOC112191746 gene encoding kinesin-like protein KIN-14I isoform X2, with product MATEQSLPFNVASVVEAVLQQHGTRLSDVGLASRKAEEASVRRYEAAGWLRKTVGVVGGKDLPAEPSEEDFRLGLRSGIILCNVINKVQPGAVAKVVEGPCDSVPIPDGAALSAFQYFENVRNFLVAVEELGLPTFEASDLEQGGKSASARIVNCVLALKSYSDWKQAGGSGSWKFVGNLKPPISGKPFLRKNSEPFMSSFTRTSSWSERSQDSFSSEDPNEASSSHSLHMLVREVLLDKKQEEIPFIVESMLSKVMEEFQHRLASQTELVKAPSKDSPGPDSESPSLSEPGSGDIKNEEKAATQIKKDDCCNQTYDHHEGSKGQFMKHKLLVEQQKKNIQELKHNLYDTKAGMKFLQMKYQEDFNSLGMHLHGLAHAASGYQKVLEENRKLYNLVQDLKGNIRVYCRVRPLLPGQTNRSNTFDQIDDGKITIVTPSKYGKEGRKSFSFNKVFGPLSTQEEVFSDTQPLIRSVLDGYNVCIFAYGQTGSGKTYTMTGPTEVTEESRGVNYRALGDLFQLSELRKDTIRYEISVQMLEIYNEQVRDLLAVDGSNQRLEIRNSSQNGINVPEANLVPVSSTSDVIYLMNLGHKNRAVSSTAMNDRSSRSHSCLTVHVHGRDLASGSILRGCMHLVDLAGSERVDKSEVTGDRLKEAQHINKSLSALGDVIASLAQKNSHVPYRNSKLTQLLQDSLGGQAKTLMFVHISPEYEALGETLSTLKFAERVSTVELGAARVNKDGANVKELKEQIATLKAALARKEGEGMQLKNSLSLSPERFRMNSAGSSPMHPRGKSTGDFSGGRKQPTEDFGNIEARKTSTSKPKRRSLDLQDMLMHSPSWPPVGSPKVNGKEDDKELFSSIPGDWVDKVMVNKLESKSREQSPLRSCWDHVDNRQLPEMFGQSRLSHPSIICSTTNKEESQDFDESDDQLDAATSDSSEPDTLWQLNAPIKATNIPNGLGAKPKKTNCRPKFHSITNSFTVAKTTQWC